CATTTTAACCTGTAAACACCATGATGGTTTTTGTTTATGGCCTAGCCAATTTACCCAACATTCCGTCGCATCATCACCGTGGAAAAATGGAGTGGGAGATGTCGTTGCTGAATTTAGTCAAGCTTGCCATGATCTGGATATGAAGTTTGGGGTCTATTTATCCCCTTGGGATCGAGCGGAGTCAACTTATGGTCAAGGTAAAGCTTATGATGACTATTTTGTGCATCAAATAGAAGAGTTACTTACGAATTATGGGGATGTATTTGAAGTTTGGTTTGATGGGGCGAATGGTGAAGGACCCAACGGTAAAGTCCAAGTGTATGATTGGCAAAGATACTATGATACCATCCATCGTTTACAACCTAAGGCTGTGATTGCCATTAGTGGTCCTGATGTCCGTTGGGTAGGAAATGAAGCCGGTAAAACTCGAGACAACGAGTGGAGTGTTGTTCCCATTCAATATAGTAATCCTAATTATACAGCAGACCATTCACAACAAGTGGATGATGGGACATTCCCACTACATTTTGATGCAACCGATCAAGATTTAGCTAGTAGTGAACGCTTGGCTAATTATACAGGCGAATTAATCTGGTATCCCGCTGAAGTAGACACGTCTATTCGCCCAGGTTGGTTTTATCATGAAAATCAAGATGAGCAAGTGCGTTCTGCAGAAGAACTCTTTGATATTTATAAAGGCGCCGTTGGGGGTAATTGCGCTTTAATTTTAAATGTACCGCCAAACAAAGAGGGGCTATTTGCAGCTCAAGATATTCAAAATCTGCAGGCTTTAGGTAAGAAAATTAAGCAATTAAAACACTTGCGTCCAAAAGGTGATTTTAAATATTATGTTTCTTCCAATCAATTAGGATTAAACAAAGATACGATGCAAACGCAGCGTTTAACTGATAGTTATTGGCAGAGTGCTGTTGCAGATGAAACACCTTCAATTACCTTGAGATTTGAAGAGCAACAAGCAATAAATACGCTTATTTTACAAGAACATATTCTTGCGAGTCAACGCGTGGAACGTTTTACGATTTATTACCGAAAAAATAATCAAAAACAACAGCTTTTAAGTAGTGGGACGATTGGGTATCAAAAAATAGTTGAATTCGATACGCTTTATACAGATGAAATCTGGATTGAATTTAATGAATTTAGAGGTGACACTGTGTGTATAAACACAGGGATTGCAGGATACCTAGAGCGTTAGTCATGTTAATAGAGAATGACTTTGAATCAGTAGAATATTTAGGTTATGGCTAGGAAGTGCCGCATGTGGTCCTGAACTAGCGGAAGAATTCCGTCTTAATCAAGACAACTTTACACTCACATTTAGTTTAAACTTCTTCAAATAAATTCCCCTGCATAAAAACAACTCAGCGTAGCTAACAGTCTACGTTGAGTTGTTTTATTACATTGTTAAATATATCACAATGCGAACTGTTTTAATAATGTCGATGAAAATATTCAAAAAGTTATTTTCTAATAAAACCGACAATATAAGCGTTTGCATAAAATATTTTTATCTTTTTTAACAAAAAAGACTTTACAAACGTTTGTGAATGTTTTAACATGATGGTGTAAAGAAAACAAAGGAGAATGATTTGCATGACAATAAGTGAGAAAATGAGAGAAGAAATTCCTGTCTTAAGTGTCGAAGAATCGATTGATGAACTAGTACAAAAAGCATTAGTTGCTTTAGAAGCATACAGCGATTACGATCAAGCCAAAATTGACCATATCGTAGCAAAAGCATCCATTGCCGCCTTAGATCAACATGGTGTTTTAGCTCAACATGCAGTTGAAGAAACTCAAAGAGGTGTTTTTGAGGATAAAGCAACAAAGAATATATTTGCTTGTGAACATGTGACCAATTATATTAAAAAACAAAAAACAGTTGGCATCATTAACGAAGATGATGAAAATGGTTTAATTGAAATAGCTGAACCAGTTGGCGTAGTCTGTGCCATCACCCCCACAACCAATCCTACTTCAACAGCTATTTTTAAATCATTGATTGCCTTAAAAACACGTAATCCCATTGTATTTGCTTTTCATCCATCTGCTCAAGAATCCTCAGCTCATGCCGCCCAAGTCGTTAGAGATGCCGCTATTGCTGCTGGTGCTCCTAAAAATTGTATCCAATGGATTGAAGTTCCTTCTATGGACGCTACCAATGCATTAATGAACCATCCCGATGTGGCTACTATATTAGCAACAGGTGGGAATGCCATGGTAAAATCCGCTTATTCATGTGGAAAACCAGCTTTAGGTGTTGGGGCTGGGAATGTACCCGCTTATGTCGAGAAATCAGCCAATATTAAACAAGCGGCCAGTGATATTGTCCTAAGTAAAGCTTTTGATAACGGAATGGTCTGTGCTTCAGAACAAGCTATTATCGCTGACAAAGAAATTTATGAGGAGTTAAAAGAGGAAATTCTATCTTATCATGCCTATATCGTATCCGATAAAGAAAAAGCTCTCCTTGAACAATTTTGCTTTAATACAACAGCATTTAGCGAAACGGTTGATGATGCTAAATTAAATGCTTCCATCGTCGGTCGATCAGCGCATTGGATTGCTGAACAAGCCGGTTTTAAGGTGCCAGAGAAAACCAGCGTCTTAATTGCTGAAGTAACAGAAATTGGACCTAATGAACCACTCACACGCGAAAAATTGTCACCTGTTTTAGCGATGGCCAAAGCCGAGTCAACGGAAGACGGCATCCAAAAAGCCGTTCAAATGGTCAATTTTAATGGCTTAGGGCATTCGGCAGCCATTCATACCAG
This window of the Fundicoccus culcitae genome carries:
- a CDS encoding alpha-L-fucosidase, which codes for MNINETITIRPNARQYQWQQVEFFGFIHFGINTMNDVEWGDGSESPSVFNPSKLDCHQWVKTFKDAGMKGAILTCKHHDGFCLWPSQFTQHSVASSPWKNGVGDVVAEFSQACHDLDMKFGVYLSPWDRAESTYGQGKAYDDYFVHQIEELLTNYGDVFEVWFDGANGEGPNGKVQVYDWQRYYDTIHRLQPKAVIAISGPDVRWVGNEAGKTRDNEWSVVPIQYSNPNYTADHSQQVDDGTFPLHFDATDQDLASSERLANYTGELIWYPAEVDTSIRPGWFYHENQDEQVRSAEELFDIYKGAVGGNCALILNVPPNKEGLFAAQDIQNLQALGKKIKQLKHLRPKGDFKYYVSSNQLGLNKDTMQTQRLTDSYWQSAVADETPSITLRFEEQQAINTLILQEHILASQRVERFTIYYRKNNQKQQLLSSGTIGYQKIVEFDTLYTDEIWIEFNEFRGDTVCINTGIAGYLER